GGTTGCAAAAAGAACAGTGTTGGATTAGAGGCTCTCTGCGCATCGTTAGCTTTCCCTCGCTGATGCTCCGTAATCACGGCTAGCTGCGTGCTACGAATTGCTGGGCTCTGTTTTTCTCAGTACTTCATCAATAATGCCATATTCTACTGCTTCTTCGGCATTCATCCAGAAGTTGCGATCTGTATCCTGGATAATTCGCTCCAAAGGCTGGCCGGTATGTTTCGCTAAAATCTGGTTGAGCCGTTCCCGCTCGCGCAGGATACGACGAGCTTCTATCTCAATGTCCACAGCCTGTCCCTGCACCCCGCCCCACGGCTGATGGATATGCACCGTAGCATTGGGCAGGGCATAACGCCGACCTTTTGTCCCTGCACAGAGCAGGATCGTGCCCATGCTGGCGGTCATGCCCACGGCAATAGTGGATACCGGAGCGGTGACCAGTTGCATGGTATCGTAGATGGCCAGGCCGGCACTGATCGAGCCACCCGGGGAGTTGATGTACAGGGAGATCTCCTTCTCCGGGTCTTCTCGCTGTAGGAACAGGAATTGTGCTACGATGAGATTTGCAACCGTGTCATCAATCGGCGTGCCTAGGAAGATAATCCTTTCTTTCAGCAGGAGGGAAAAGATATCATACCCTCGTTCCCCCCGGCCGGTGCTCTCAATCACCATAGGGATAACGGTATCATGTAT
The nucleotide sequence above comes from Chloroflexota bacterium. Encoded proteins:
- a CDS encoding ATP-dependent Clp protease proteolytic subunit, with translation MSERIHDTVIPMVIESTGRGERGYDIFSLLLKERIIFLGTPIDDTVANLIVAQFLFLQREDPEKEISLYINSPGGSISAGLAIYDTMQLVTAPVSTIAVGMTASMGTILLCAGTKGRRYALPNATVHIHQPWGGVQGQAVDIEIEARRILRERERLNQILAKHTGQPLERIIQDTDRNFWMNAEEAVEYGIIDEVLRKTEPSNS